Proteins encoded by one window of Streptomyces sp. ALI-76-A:
- a CDS encoding pyridoxal phosphate-dependent aminotransferase family protein, with protein MITDEYARTLASVNDRIRDLKDSGFYTFEMPFTAAPGGRSEIDHREVIMLTSGNYLGLAGHPEINKAVKDALDTYGSGACGARLNNGTTVLHLELEEKLAEWMGTEAAITYSSGYMANLGTISALCDSDTIVITDQINHMSILDGCRLAEGAVKIFAHNSMEKLEYVLKRNADAKKKFVVVDGVYSMDGEIAPLDDIHRLTEQYGAMLMVDEAHGTGFLGDNGRGAGEHFGIVPDITMGTFSKTLGGVGGFVTASHDIVEFLRHSAHAYMFNASLPAPTVAGVLKALELMRREPWRTEKLWENTMRFRSGLIRAGFEVLGSVTPVIPILIGDDETALRMSKELVDDGLYISGAIFPAVPKGRARFRATVTAAMTTEDVDRAVELLADAARRHNVLA; from the coding sequence ATGATCACGGATGAGTACGCCCGGACCCTCGCGTCCGTCAACGACCGGATCCGGGACCTCAAGGACAGCGGCTTCTACACCTTCGAAATGCCCTTCACCGCCGCTCCCGGCGGCCGGTCGGAGATCGACCACCGCGAGGTCATCATGCTGACCAGCGGCAACTACCTCGGTCTGGCCGGGCACCCGGAGATCAACAAGGCGGTCAAGGACGCCCTGGACACCTATGGCTCGGGTGCCTGCGGGGCCCGCCTCAACAACGGCACCACCGTGCTCCACCTGGAGCTGGAGGAGAAGCTCGCCGAGTGGATGGGCACCGAGGCGGCCATCACCTACAGCTCGGGCTACATGGCCAACCTCGGCACGATCTCCGCGCTCTGCGACAGCGACACGATCGTCATCACCGACCAGATCAACCACATGAGCATCCTCGACGGCTGCCGGCTGGCCGAGGGCGCCGTGAAGATCTTCGCGCACAACTCCATGGAGAAGCTGGAGTACGTCCTCAAGCGCAACGCCGACGCCAAGAAGAAGTTCGTCGTCGTCGACGGCGTCTACTCGATGGACGGCGAGATCGCGCCGCTGGACGACATCCACCGGCTCACCGAGCAGTACGGCGCGATGCTCATGGTCGACGAGGCGCACGGCACCGGGTTCCTCGGCGACAACGGCCGGGGCGCCGGCGAGCACTTCGGCATCGTCCCCGACATCACCATGGGCACCTTCAGCAAGACCCTCGGCGGCGTGGGCGGATTCGTCACCGCGAGCCACGACATCGTCGAGTTCCTGCGCCACTCCGCGCACGCCTACATGTTCAACGCGAGCCTGCCCGCGCCGACCGTGGCCGGCGTGCTCAAGGCCCTGGAGCTGATGCGCCGCGAGCCGTGGCGCACCGAGAAGCTCTGGGAGAACACCATGCGCTTCCGCTCCGGACTCATCCGCGCCGGCTTCGAGGTGCTGGGCAGCGTCACGCCCGTCATCCCGATCCTCATCGGCGACGACGAGACCGCGCTGCGCATGTCCAAGGAACTGGTGGACGACGGCCTCTACATCTCCGGCGCGATCTTCCCGGCCGTGCCCAAGGGCCGCGCCCGCTTCCGGGCGACCGTCACCGCCGCCATGACCACCGAGGACGTGGACCGCGCCGTCGAACTCCTGGCGGACGCCGCCCGGCGGCACAACGTACTGGCCTGA
- a CDS encoding sigma-70 family RNA polymerase sigma factor — MAGTTARAQVAELPAQLVDACRAGDQAAWGRLITRYRPIVWTVARSHGLRPADCEDVCQVTWLRVIENIGALNDPARLGAWIVTTARREALKVSGNGVKYHLVDDLSEFTHETGHQATPEETVLNRAEGDLARLAFRHLPAQHQALLGLLLRDPPMSYDAISAALAMPRGSIGPTRNRILRQARDFLRDM, encoded by the coding sequence GTGGCCGGTACGACCGCCCGGGCCCAAGTGGCCGAGCTGCCCGCCCAGTTGGTGGACGCGTGCCGCGCGGGCGACCAGGCGGCCTGGGGACGCCTCATCACGAGGTACCGCCCGATCGTCTGGACGGTGGCCCGCTCGCACGGGCTCCGGCCCGCCGACTGCGAGGACGTCTGCCAGGTCACCTGGCTGCGCGTCATCGAGAACATCGGCGCGCTGAACGACCCGGCCAGGCTCGGCGCCTGGATCGTCACCACGGCCCGCCGTGAGGCGCTCAAGGTGTCGGGCAACGGCGTCAAGTACCACCTCGTCGACGACCTTTCGGAATTCACCCACGAGACCGGGCACCAGGCCACCCCGGAAGAGACCGTCCTGAACAGGGCGGAGGGCGATCTGGCCCGGCTGGCCTTCCGGCATCTGCCGGCACAGCACCAGGCTCTGCTGGGGTTGCTGCTCCGCGATCCCCCCATGAGCTACGACGCGATCAGCGCGGCTCTCGCCATGCCGCGCGGCTCCATCGGCCCCACCCGCAACCGCATTCTCCGGCAAGCCAGGGATTTCCTGCGCGACATGTGA